The following nucleotide sequence is from uncultured Draconibacterium sp..
TATGCTCCATTTATTTCGATTCGAGAATAATAAGTTCCTGATCGCTTAAAACGGTTTGTTCTTCCTTAATTTTTAGTTCGCGAACAATGGCATCTTTTGACGCTAAAACCTGATTTTGCATTTTCATTGCTTCTAAAATCAGCAGAGGTTCACCTTTTTTTACCATTGTGTTTTGGCTTACAAAGATATCTTTTATTTTTCCCGGCATAGGAGCCGTTATCGCATAAACTTTATTTTTGGCGGCATTTTGTTTAATGGTTTTTACACGCTTTGCTGTTTCTTCCTGCTCCAGAATAAAATGATAAAAATTGCCGTTTACTTCAACCTGGTATTTGTTCTGCTTCTTTTTAATCACAGATCCTGAAAAAGCCTTATTCTCAATATTAACAGCATACAGGCCATCTTCAGTTCGGTTTATTTTACGGTTTTTTCTTTTCCTGATTTTATAGTTCGATACATTGTACCGAAACCTTTTTGTTCCTGAAACAATGTATTTTGATATCTTGGTTTTCATACGTTATTTTAAAATAGTTTATTCCACATTTTTGTAGCCCAGGGAGTTGTTGTCTCCGTTTTAATTGTTTCCTGGTTTAGTTTTTTCAAGTCATTCAAATACGATTGCAACGCAATCATCGCCGCCGCTTCTTCCTCAAAATCTTCCCGGTGAATATGTGTTTGCATTTCCTCTAAAAAGGAAGTGGTAAAATTACCTTCAACAAAATCTTTATCACGGAGAATTGCTTTAAAAAACGGGATGGTGGTTTTTATTCCGTCAATTCGCGAATGTTCCATAATCTGAATCGACTTTTCGATTACGGATTTCCTATTGCGGCCTGAAACAATTAATTTGGCGACCAGCGAATCGAAAGCATTGGGAACGACCGATCCCGGAACAAAACCCGAATCAATTCTCAAACCCGGATATGAAGGGAAATTCATTTCGTCGATAATTCCGAAATTTGGGGTGAATCCTGCCTGAACATCTTCGGCGTTGACCCGGAATTCAATGGCCGCACCGTTACAATGAATATCTTTCTGAGCAAAGGGTAATTTTTCTCCAATCGCGGTTCGTATTTGCCATTCAACCAAATCGAGGCCGGTGATGGCTTCTGTAACCGGATGTTCAACCTGGATACGCGTATTCATTTCCATAAAGTAGTATGAACCGTTTTCGTCCAGTAAAAACTCAACAGTACCAAGTGTAGAGTAGTTGGTTAGCCGTGTTAAATTAAGCGCATCGTTGGTTATTTTTTCTCGCAAATTGTCGTCGAGCGCCACCGAAGGTGCTTCTTCCAAAAGTTTTTGGTGATTGCGTTGAATGGAACATTCGCGCTCGAAAAGGTGGATGGCGTTTCCAAATTTATCGGCCAGTACCTGTACTTCGATATGACGCGGATTTTCGATGAATTTTTCAATAATCATGGCTGCGTTTCCAAACGCACTTTTCGCTTCGTTTACGGCCATTTTATAGGCCATTGCCAGCTCTTGTTGGTTTTTAACCACGCGCATTCCTTTTCCGCCGCCACCGGCCAGTGCTTTCAAAATAACCGGGTATCCTATTTTTTCAATCTCGTTGGTACATTCTTCGAGCGACGAAACCGGTTTTTTTGTACCGGTAACAATGGGAACACCGGCGCGTTTTGCCAGAATACGAGCCTGGTTTTTATCTCCCATTTCAGCAATGTTTTTCGCTACCGGACCAATGAATGTTATCCCCGACTTTTCGCAAAGTTCAGCCAGCAAAGGGCTTTCAGAAAGAAAACCATAACCGGGATGAATGGCATCAATTTTTAAATCGACAGCATATTTTACAATGGCTTCGGCATTTAAAAAAATGGACGAAGAAGCTGAACTTTCGGGTAGTGTAATTATTTCGTCGGTCCAGTTCAGGTAAATTGCATTTGCCTCTTGCCGGGTTTGAAAACAGTAGGTTTTTATCCCCATTTTTTGCGCAGTTTTGATAATGCGAATGGCAATTTCGCCCCGATTGGCAATTAATATGGATTTAATTTTTTTCATAGCTTTTGCTTTAAATTAAAGAGGAAGGTTACCGTGTTTCCGTGGCATTTTTTCCAGGTTTTTGTTTTTCAGCAGCTCAAAAGCCGAAATGAGTTTTTGGCGCGTAATTGCGGGGTCGATAACTTCGTCGATAAACCCGTATTCGTCGGCAATGTATGGATTGGCAGTTGTTTCGCGGTATTCCGAAATAAAGTGTTGCTTCAATTCCTCTGGGTTTTCAGCACTTGCCAGTTCCTTTCTTTTCAGGATTTTAATGGCTCCTTCAGGCCCCATAACTGCCACTTCTGCCGATGGCCAGGCATAGTTAAAATCGCCGCCCATGTTTTTGCTGTTCATTACAATGTAGGCGCCGCCATAAGCTTTTCGCGTAATAACGGTAATTTTTGGTACAGAAGCCTCGCCAAAAGCATAAAGCAATTTGGCACCATGGCGAATTAATCCGGCGTGTTCCTGTTCTGTTCCGGGAAGAAATCCGGGAACATCTTCCAACACCAGCAGAGGAATATTAAATGCATCGCAAAAGCGGACAAAACGTGCGGCTTTAACCGATGAGTTTACATCAAGAACACCGGCCAGAACTTTGGGTTGGTTGGCAACAATGCCAATAACCTGTTTGTTTAAACGGGCAAAGCCGGTTATCATGTTCATGGCAAACGGTTCTGCCACTTCGTAAAAACTGTCAACGTCCACAATGTTTTCAATAATATCGTGCATGTTGTAAGGAACCACTGTTTCGTTGGGAACAATGGCGCGGAGCTTTTCGGGTTTTGCCGGAGCAATAGTGTTTTCGTTGGTAAATGGAGGCAGTTCAATATTGTTGGAAGGAAGGTATTGCAAAAGTTTTCGTGCGCCAAGAAGGGTATGTTCTTCGTCGTCAAAAACAAAGTGTGCAACCCCGCTTTTACTGGTATGAATGTCGGCACCTCCCAATTGTTCGAAAGTAACGTCTTCATTTAGTACTTCTTTCACAATTTCGGGGCCGGTAACAAACATGCGCGAAACATGCCGGGTCATAAAAATAAAATCGGTGAGGGCAGGCGAGTACACTGCTCCACCCGCTGCCGGACCGAGGATTACCGAAATTTGAGGGATAATACCCGAGGATTTTATGTTGCGGTGAAATATTCCGGCATAACCGGCTAAACTGGCAATTCCTTCTTGTATGCGTGCGCCACCCGAATCAATTAATCCAATTATTGGGTGACCCATTTTTCGGGCCATGTCCTGTACTTTCATGATTTTGGCGGCGTGTGCTGCTCCCAAAGAACCACCCATAAAATTAAAATCCTGGGCGTAAACAAATACTTTTCTACCATTAATCTGGCCATAACCAATGATTACTCCATCGCCGTAAGCTGTCGATTTTTCGGCATTTGCAGGTCGTACAAAGGTGTCGAGTTCTTCGAAGGTTCCTTCATCAAAAAGTATTTCAATTCGTTCTATGGCCGTAAGTTTTCCCTTCTTATGTTGCCGCTCGAAGTATTCTTCTCCATATTGTTCTTCCAGTTGTTTATTGCGTTCGCTAAAACGAATAAAAGCTTTTCTATAATCTTCCTGCATTTTAAATTACAATTTGAGTTTGAAAAATAAGTGTGCCACGGTGTCTTTCGATATCTGTTTCCGCAGTATTTAAAACAGGACGGGAGGAATATTGCAGGCTAAATTTGAGCTTTTGACCTGCCATGTAATAATTAACTCCCATATCCTGATTATTTAGCGCAACGGGCAGTCCTTCAAAATCTTTAAAAGCATATGCATAAAAAAGTTGCAAACGTCCGGGTAAGTGTAAAAATTCTTCTTTAAACAGATAGCCTAAAGTAGAATACGAAATAAAGCCTGTTCCTACTTTGTATTCCGAATTACCGCCATTTTCCCAAATATTCATTGTCCCGGAACTTCGGAGATAATTGTTTCCGAAATCGTAATGGTAGAGCACCGAATAAAATGTAATTGACTGGTTTTGTGTAAAGGGAAGTTCGCAAAAAACATCACCCCCTAATAGCATTCTGTTGTCGATTTGTGTGGTTTCTTCTGCGGTGTAGCTCAGTACCGATTCAGGATAATAGTCAAAACCCAATCCCACATTCAGCAGCTTTTTTTTTCCAAGATAAGTCATGCTTACATAAGGAGTGTTGAAATACTCTTTCTCCCACAAATGCCAGGCTACATACGCTTTACACGACAATTTATCGGATGAAATTTCATAAGCCTTAATTTTTTCCGGTTTTTCAGGGACTTTGTCGTAATCAAAAGGTTTTGAGAGTGCTGCACGATAAGAAAAAGCACCGGCATTTCCATTTAA
It contains:
- a CDS encoding acetyl-CoA carboxylase biotin carboxyl carrier protein subunit, giving the protein MKTKISKYIVSGTKRFRYNVSNYKIRKRKNRKINRTEDGLYAVNIENKAFSGSVIKKKQNKYQVEVNGNFYHFILEQEETAKRVKTIKQNAAKNKVYAITAPMPGKIKDIFVSQNTMVKKGEPLLILEAMKMQNQVLASKDAIVRELKIKEEQTVLSDQELIILESK
- a CDS encoding acyl-CoA carboxylase subunit beta, with amino-acid sequence MQEDYRKAFIRFSERNKQLEEQYGEEYFERQHKKGKLTAIERIEILFDEGTFEELDTFVRPANAEKSTAYGDGVIIGYGQINGRKVFVYAQDFNFMGGSLGAAHAAKIMKVQDMARKMGHPIIGLIDSGGARIQEGIASLAGYAGIFHRNIKSSGIIPQISVILGPAAGGAVYSPALTDFIFMTRHVSRMFVTGPEIVKEVLNEDVTFEQLGGADIHTSKSGVAHFVFDDEEHTLLGARKLLQYLPSNNIELPPFTNENTIAPAKPEKLRAIVPNETVVPYNMHDIIENIVDVDSFYEVAEPFAMNMITGFARLNKQVIGIVANQPKVLAGVLDVNSSVKAARFVRFCDAFNIPLLVLEDVPGFLPGTEQEHAGLIRHGAKLLYAFGEASVPKITVITRKAYGGAYIVMNSKNMGGDFNYAWPSAEVAVMGPEGAIKILKRKELASAENPEELKQHFISEYRETTANPYIADEYGFIDEVIDPAITRQKLISAFELLKNKNLEKMPRKHGNLPL
- a CDS encoding biotin carboxylase N-terminal domain-containing protein, producing the protein MKKIKSILIANRGEIAIRIIKTAQKMGIKTYCFQTRQEANAIYLNWTDEIITLPESSASSSIFLNAEAIVKYAVDLKIDAIHPGYGFLSESPLLAELCEKSGITFIGPVAKNIAEMGDKNQARILAKRAGVPIVTGTKKPVSSLEECTNEIEKIGYPVILKALAGGGGKGMRVVKNQQELAMAYKMAVNEAKSAFGNAAMIIEKFIENPRHIEVQVLADKFGNAIHLFERECSIQRNHQKLLEEAPSVALDDNLREKITNDALNLTRLTNYSTLGTVEFLLDENGSYYFMEMNTRIQVEHPVTEAITGLDLVEWQIRTAIGEKLPFAQKDIHCNGAAIEFRVNAEDVQAGFTPNFGIIDEMNFPSYPGLRIDSGFVPGSVVPNAFDSLVAKLIVSGRNRKSVIEKSIQIMEHSRIDGIKTTIPFFKAILRDKDFVEGNFTTSFLEEMQTHIHREDFEEEAAAMIALQSYLNDLKKLNQETIKTETTTPWATKMWNKLF